In the Alistipes provencensis genome, AAAACAACTGCGCCTGCCGGCTTATTGCTTGGCTTTATACTGCGACGGCGACATGCCGGTGTTGCGTTTGAAATAGCTGCCGAAAAACGACTGGTTGGGGAAATTGAGGTAGTAGGCGATCTCCTGTACGCTCATGTTCGAGTATTTGAGCAGCGTCTTGGCTTCGAGGATGACGTAGCTGTCGATCCATTCCGACACCGATTTGCCGCTGATGCGCTTGATGAGCGTGGTGAGGTATTTGGGCGTGATGCACAGTTGCCGGGCGTAGAACCCCACGCTGCGTTCGCGGATGTAATGTTCGCCGAGCAGCTCGGTGAACTGCTTGAAATACTCCTCGGCCCGGTTGTGCATGGGATTCTCCACCTCGGGATGCTCCTCGATGTAATGGGTCAGGATGTCGCCGACCTTGTAGATCGTCGCGGCGATCAGCCCGCCGACGATCTCTATCGCGAAATCGGTCTCGGGGCCTTCGAGTTCCTGTTCGACCATCGAGATGAAGCTGCGCAGCGAGGTGCACTCCTTGTGTGTGAGCTCCATGCAGGGGCGCGAACCGAATTGCAGGAAGAGCGGCATCATGTGCTTGGTGTCGATGTTGATGCGCCGCAGGAAGTCCGGCGTGATGACGAGGACATGCACCTTGAAGCTGTTATTGGACTGTACCTGCAATATGTGCTTCGGCTCGAAGATGAAGAGCGAGTCTTTTTTCAGCCGGTATTCCTTCAAGTTGGAGGTAAAGGTCGTTTCGCCTTCGGTGCATACGCCGATGACGAAAGCGTCGAGACGTCCCGGGAACCGGAATATCTCCATTTGGGAGGCACTGTTGGCGGCGATGCATTCACCCAGCAGGCCGGGACGTTTCTCGCCGCCGGACATGGCGATCAGCTCACTGAGGGTAAAGCTCGTGATCGGAGCTTCTGTGGTTTTTCTGTTCATAGCGTCACTTAATTTCCGACAAATATAGTAATAAAAATATTCGATATGGTTCATAAGGTTTGATTATTCGACCTTTCGATCACCTCGGGCGCGTTTTTGAACTATGATGCGCAAAAAAGAGCGCCGGTCGTTGTCGGACCGGCGCTCTTTGCGGGTTATCTCTGACCCGGCGGTGTGTTCCGCGGGGCTTGTGTGTCTGCTTTTTATTTGGCGGGAGCGGCTGCGGGAGCATCGGTGATGCCCAGCTCCTTCTTCACCAGAGGAGCGATGTCGGTCAGCGTAGCCTCGTCGAAATAAGCCAGCGAACCGGTCGAGGTGTCGAATACGACCGTGTATGCATTGGCGGCCGAAATCTTGTCGATGGCAGCCTTGGCCTTGTCGATGATCGGCGAGAGCAGCTCGTTCTGCTTTTTCTGATAGTCCTGCTGTGCGCGCTCCTGAAACTCGCGGCTGCGGTTCTGCAGGTCCTGCAACTCCTTCTCCTTCATTTCACGGACTGCGTCGTTGTAGGTGTTGAGATTCTTCTGATACTCCTGCAGTTTGTTGTTGAATTCGACGTTCATCGTCTCGATGTTGTCCTGTAGCTCCTTGGCATAGGTCTCCATGTTCTCCTGCATGGTCTTGGTCTCAGGCATCGACATGATGATCTCTTGGGTGTTGATACGTCCGAACTTCTGGGCGAAGAGCGTCGTGGAACCCATAACCAGCGCAACAGCGAGGGTCAGTTTAATTGCTTTTTTCATACGAATTTATCAGTTAATGTTTTGATGTCATTTCTTCTTCAGGGCATCGATCACCTGCTGTGTCCGCTCGACCGAGGGGTTGTTGTAGAGCAGTGTGGGGTTGTTCGCCGAGTCGAGCACCAGATCGGCCCCGACCTGCTTGGCATAGGCCTCGATAGCCGCGAAGACCTGCTTCTGGATGGGGCTGATCATTTCGACCCGCTTTTTCATCAGCATACCCTCCTGTCCGAACAGGCTCTCCTGATACTCCTGAGCCTCCTTTTCTTTCTGGAGGATGGCGTTCTCGCGCACCTGACGCGATGCGGCGGAGAGCGACGTCTTTTGGATCTGGTAGTTGTTGTAGAGCGTCTCCACCTCCGCGAATTTGGTATCCACCTG is a window encoding:
- a CDS encoding AraC family transcriptional regulator, whose product is MNRKTTEAPITSFTLSELIAMSGGEKRPGLLGECIAANSASQMEIFRFPGRLDAFVIGVCTEGETTFTSNLKEYRLKKDSLFIFEPKHILQVQSNNSFKVHVLVITPDFLRRINIDTKHMMPLFLQFGSRPCMELTHKECTSLRSFISMVEQELEGPETDFAIEIVGGLIAATIYKVGDILTHYIEEHPEVENPMHNRAEEYFKQFTELLGEHYIRERSVGFYARQLCITPKYLTTLIKRISGKSVSEWIDSYVILEAKTLLKYSNMSVQEIAYYLNFPNQSFFGSYFKRNTGMSPSQYKAKQ
- a CDS encoding OmpH family outer membrane protein, which gives rise to MKRLILIAAFVLTAGTLAAQNYIIVNSEKVFKSIAAYNTAISDLDELAKQYQTQVDTKFAEVETLYNNYQIQKTSLSAASRQVRENAILQKEKEAQEYQESLFGQEGMLMKKRVEMISPIQKQVFAAIEAYAKQVGADLVLDSANNPTLLYNNPSVERTQQVIDALKKK
- a CDS encoding OmpH family outer membrane protein; its protein translation is MKKAIKLTLAVALVMGSTTLFAQKFGRINTQEIIMSMPETKTMQENMETYAKELQDNIETMNVEFNNKLQEYQKNLNTYNDAVREMKEKELQDLQNRSREFQERAQQDYQKKQNELLSPIIDKAKAAIDKISAANAYTVVFDTSTGSLAYFDEATLTDIAPLVKKELGITDAPAAAPAK